One genomic window of Papaver somniferum cultivar HN1 unplaced genomic scaffold, ASM357369v1 unplaced-scaffold_14498, whole genome shotgun sequence includes the following:
- the LOC113335396 gene encoding F-box protein At5g07610-like, whose translation MAGTFLITEDILILIFTYLPLTSIYKFKSVSKVWLSILSNPYFITKWFQFNNTNKSLPWVHFHSISDINVSQGYIRRFNNYACPSLHSQFISAHDLGFSFSFLNLKPDKGLRLVGSSNGLVLCYSDDNNKGRFRVCNPLTRKSVWIPLPPRPGYQFVVGFFCEYSSSSYEASSYKVVSIRRSSKIFEADVFCSNLGEWKTSPVSYPKSFSCTYRCVCYNAVTNHGVLYWIEGGNRIAAYNINNVGTDGYQ comes from the coding sequence ATGGCGGGTACTTTTCTCATCACCgaggatattttgattttgatctttACATATCTTCCTCTGACATcaatatataagttcaagtctgttTCAAAGGTATGGTTATCTATTCTCTCTAATCCTTATTTCATAACAAAATGGTTTCAGTTTAACAACACAAACAAATCTCTCCCATGGGTACATTTTCATTCAATAAGTGACATTAATGTAAGTCAAGGATACATTCGAAGGTTCAATAATTACGCATGTCCTAGTTTACATTCACAGTTCATATCTGCACATGATCTTGGCTTTTCGTTTAGCTTTCTAAATTTGAAACCAGATAAAGGATTACGCCTTGTAGGTTCTAGTAACGGTCTGGTACTTTGTTATTCAGATGATAATAATAAGGGAAGGTTTCGTGTTTGTAATCCACTGACACGGAAATCGGTATGGATTCCTTTACCACCCCGCCCTGGTTATCAATTTGTTGTTGGTTTCTTTTGTGAGTATTCATCATCATCCTATGAAGCAAGTTCTTACAAGGTTGTATCAATCAGGAGATCTTCAAAGATATTTGAAGCTGACGTATTTTGTTCTAATTTGGGAGAATGGAAAACTTCCCCAGTTTCTTACCCTAAAAGTTTTTCGTGCACGTATCGTTGTGTGTGTTATAATGCTGTTACCAATCACGGTGTCCTTTATTGGATTGAAGGGGGAAACAGAATCGCAGCTTACAACATCAATAACGTTGGAACTGATGGCTACCAGT